One stretch of Prionailurus viverrinus isolate Anna chromosome C1, UM_Priviv_1.0, whole genome shotgun sequence DNA includes these proteins:
- the ZNF644 gene encoding zinc finger protein 644 isoform X2, producing the protein MRLFLQRDVNKTKSRLNVLNGLANNMDDLKINTDITGAKEELLDNNSFISDKESGVHKPKDCQTSFQKNNTLTLPEELSKDKSEKALSGGQSTLFIHAGAPTVSSENFILPKGAAVNGPVSHSSLAKTSSMNKGSVSLTTGQPVDQPTTESCSALKVAPDLQLSTPQKANQHQVLFLLSDVAHAKNPTHSIKKLPTSASVGCDIQNSVGSSIKSDSTLINQVEVGEDSDDLLVKDDCVDTLTGISSGTDEFRSENETNWDPQKEFIQFLMTNEDTADKAPVHSKVGLEKKRKRKMDVSKITRYTEDCFSDSNCVPNKSKMLEVDFLEQNEELQAIDSQKYALSKVKPESTDEDLESVDAFQHLIYNPDKCGEDSSPVHTSTFLSNTLKKKCEESDSESPATFSTEEPSFYPCTKCNVNFREKKHLHRHMMYHLDGNSHFRHLNVPRPYACRECGRTFRDRNSLLKHMIIHQERRQKLMEEIRELKELQDEGRSARLQCPQCVFGTNCPKTFVQHAKTHEKDKRYYCCEECNFMAVTENELECHRGIAHGAVVKCPIVSSDIAQRKTQKKTFMKDSVIGSSKKSATYICKMCPFTTSARSILKKHMEYLHSSSCVDSYGSPLGLDKRKSDILEEPIDIDSTKPLIKQQSTTFPKNSALKQDVKRTFGSSSQSGNFSKFHKRPHRVQKARKSIAQSGVNVCNQNNSHKTVMIKSSTDQKPKYFHQAAKEKSNAKANSNYLYRHKYENYRMIKKSGESYPLHFKKEEASSLNSLHLFSSSSNSHNNSFISDPQNSDTKRPESFREHRRVAVKRVVKESKKESSVGGEDLDSYPDFLHKMTVVVLQKLNSAEKKDSYETEDESSWDNVELGDYTTQAIEDETYNDINQEHVNLFPLFKSKVEGQEPGENATLSYDQNDGFYFEYYEDAGTNNFLHEIHDPQHLENAETSLSKHSSVFHWTDLSLEKKSCPYCPATFETGVGLSNHVRGHLHRAGLSYEARHVVSPEQIATSDKMQHFKRTGTGTPVKRVRKAIEKSETTSEHTCQLCGGWFDTKIGLSNHVRGHLKRLGKTKWDAHKSPICVLNEMMQNEEKYEKILKALNSRRIIPRPFVAQKLASSDDFLSQNVIPLEAYRNGLKTEALSVSASEEEGLSFLNEYDETKPELPSGKKNQSLTLIELLKNKRMGEERNSAISPQKIHNQTARKRFVQKCVLPLSEDSPLMYQPQRMDLTMHSALDCKQKKSRSRSGSKKKMLTLPHGADEVYILRCRFCGLVFRGPLSVQEDWIKHLQRHIVNANLPRTGAGMVEVTSLLKKPASITETSFSLLMAEAAS; encoded by the exons aCTAAATGTGTTAAATGGGCTTGCCAACAATATGGATGATTTGAAGATAAACACCGATATTACTGGTGCTAAAGAAGAACTCCTAGATAACAACAGTTTTATCTCAGACAAAGAGAGTGGAGTTCATAAACCAAAAGATTGTCAGAcatcatttcagaaaaataatacacTCACTCTGCCTGAAGAACTGTCAAAGGACAAATCTGAAAAAGCCTTAAGTGGAGGCCAGTCTACTCTATTTATACATGCTGGTGCTCCTACTGTTTCTAGTGAAAACTTTATCTTGCCTAAAGGAGCTGCTGTTAATGGACCAGTTTCACACTCCTCCttagctaagacttccagtatgaATAAAGGCAGTGTTTCATTAACCACTGGACAACCTGTGGATCAGCCAACAACAGAATCTTGTTCAGCTTTGAAGGTGGCACCTGATCTTCAGCTATCTACACCACAGAAAGCAAATCAAcaccaagttttatttttgttatcagATGTAGCACATGCTAAGAATCCAACCCATTCCATTAAAAAACTACCTACCTCTGCTTCCGTTGGTTGTGACATTCAGAATTCAGTAGGGAGTAGTATAAAGTCAGATAGCACTTTAATAAACCAAGTAGAGGTGGGTGAGGATAGTGATGATTTATTGGTAAAAGATGATTGTGTCGATACATTAACAGGAATCTCCTCAGGTACAGATGAATTTAGGTCAGAAAATGAGACAAACTGGGATCCCCAAAAAGAGTTCATTCAGTTTCTTATGACTAATGAAGACACAGCAGATAAAGCTCCAGTTCACTCCAAAGTAGgtctagaaaaaaagagaaagcggAAAATGGATGTAAGCAAGATAACTCGTTACACTGAAGATTGCTTTAGTGATTCAAATTGTGTACCCAATAAGTCAAAAATGCTAGAAGTAGACTTTCTAGAACAGAATGAAGAACTACAAGCAATAGACTCACAGAAATATGCATTATCAAAAGTGAAGCCTGAATCAACTGATGAAGACTTGGAATCTGTGGATGCTTTTCAGCATCTAATTTATAACCCAGATAAGTGTGGCGAAGACAGTTCACCCGTTCATACTAGCACTTTTCTTTCTAataccttaaaaaagaaatgtgaagaaagtGATTCCGAGTCACCTGCTACTTTCAGCACCGAAGAGCCATCATTTTACCCCTGTACAAAGTGCAATGTGAATTTTAGGGAGAAGAAGCACCTCCACAGGCATATGATGTATCATTTAGATGGGAATAGCCACTTTCGTCATCTTAATGTCCCAAGGCCATATGCTTGTAGAGAATGTGGACGGACATTTCGAGATCGTAACTCACTTCTAAAGCATATGATTATTCaccaagaaagaagacagaagttGATGGAGGAAATTCGCGAATTGAAAGAACTTCAGGATGAAGGAAGAAGTGCACGATTACAGTGCCCTCAGTGTGTGTTTGGTACCAATTGCCCTAAAACATTTGTGCAGCATGCTAAAACCcatgaaaaagataaaaggtaCTACTGCTGTGAAGAGTGTAACTTCATGGCAGTGACAGAAAATGAATTAGAATGCCATCGAGGCATTGCCCATGGAGCGGTGGTAAAATGCCCTATTGTCAGTTCTGATATAGCCCAGAGAAAAACGCAAAAAAAGACTTTCATGAAAGACTCTGTTATAGGATCATCCAAAAAATCAGCTACCTACATATGTAAGATGTGTCCTTTTACAACTTCAGccagaagtattttaaaaaaacacatggagTACTTGCATTCATCATCATGTGTTGATTCATATGGTAGTCCACTTGGActtgataaaagaaaaagtgacattCTTGAAGAACCTATAGATATTGATAGCACTAAACCTTTAATTAAACAACAGTCAACCACATTTCCAAAGAACTCTGCTTTAAAACAAGATGTAAAGCGAACATTTGGATCATCCTCACAATCAGGTAATTTTTCCAAATTCCATAAGCGGCCACACAGAGTACAAAAAGCTCGGAAAAGCATTGCCCAGTCAGGTGTAAATGTGTGCAATCAAAACAATTCTCACAAGACTGTTATGATTAAAAGCAGCACTGACCAAAAACCTAAGTATTTCCAtcaagcagcaaaagaaaaatctaatgCCAAGGCAAATAGCAACTATTTATATAGACACAAATATGAAAACTACAGAATGATCAAAAAATCAGGTGAATCATATCCTCtacatttcaaaaaagaagaagccaGTTCACTAAACTCTTTACATCTGTTCTCATCATCAAGTAATTCTCACAACAATAGTTTTATTTCAGACCCTCAAAACTCTGACACGAAAAGGCCAGAAAGCTTCAGAGAACACAGGCGTGTAGCTGTAAAGAGAGTAGTTAAGGAATCCAAGAAGGAAAGTTCTGTTGGAGGAGAAGACTTGGATAGCTATCCAGATTTCTTGCATAAAATGACTGTTGTTGTTTTGCAGAAACTTAATTCTGCTGAAAAGAAAGATAGCTATGAAACAGAAGATGAAAGTTCCTGGGATAATGTTGAGCTAGGTGACTACACTACACAGGCCATAGAAGATGAAACCTATAATGATATTAATCAAGAACATGTAAACTTATTCCCGCTTTTTAAAAGCAAGGTAGAAGGTCAAGAGCCTGGAGAAAATGCTACCCTCAGTTATGACCAGAATGAtggcttttattttgaatattatgaagATGCTGGAACTAATAACTTTTTGCATGAGATACATGATCCTCAGCATTTAGAAAATGCAGAAACTTCATTGTCAAAGCATAGTTCTGTTTTTCACTGGACTGATCTGTCTCTTGAGAAGAAATCATGTCCTTACTGCCCAGCAACATTTGAAACAGGTGTTGGGTTATCAAATCATGTTCGAGGACATCTTCACAGAGCTGGATTAAGCTATGAAGCCCGTCATGTTGTATCACCGGAACAAATAGCCACAAGCGACAAAATGCAACATTTCAAAAGAACTGGCACAGGGACACCTGTTAAGCGAGTTAGAAAAG ctatagAGAAGTCTGAAACCACTTCTGAACACACTTGTCAGCTCTGTGGTGGTTGGTTTGATACTAAAATTGGATTATCGAATCATGTTAGAGGCCATCTGAAAAGACTTGGAAAGACCAAATGGGATGCTCATAAATCTCCAATCTGTGTTTTGAATGAAATgatgcaaaatgaagaaaaatatgaaaaaatcttaaaagcattgAACAGTCGTCGTATTATTCCCAGACCATTTGTAGCTCAAAAACTTGCATCAAGTGATGACTTTCTATCTCAAAATGTTATACCTCTTGAAGCATACCGTAATGGCCTAAAGACTGAAGCTTTATCAGTGTCTGCATCAGAAGAGGAAGGGCTGAGTTTCTTAAATGAATATGATGAAACAAAACCAGAACTGCCCAGTGGAAAAAAGAATCAGTCTCTTACACTGATAgaactgcttaaaaataaaaggatgggagaagaaaggaattcTGCTATTTCTCCTCAAAAAATTCATAATCAAACTGCAAGAAAGAGATTTGTTCAGAAGTGTGTTCTTCCATTAAGTGAAGACAGTCCGTTGATGTATCAGCCACAAAGAATGGACTTGACTATGCACTCAG
- the ZNF644 gene encoding zinc finger protein 644 isoform X1 — protein MRLFLQRDVNKTKSRLNVLNGLANNMDDLKINTDITGAKEELLDNNSFISDKESGVHKPKDCQTSFQKNNTLTLPEELSKDKSEKALSGGQSTLFIHAGAPTVSSENFILPKGAAVNGPVSHSSLAKTSSMNKGSVSLTTGQPVDQPTTESCSALKVAPDLQLSTPQKANQHQVLFLLSDVAHAKNPTHSIKKLPTSASVGCDIQNSVGSSIKSDSTLINQVEVGEDSDDLLVKDDCVDTLTGISSGTDEFRSENETNWDPQKEFIQFLMTNEDTADKAPVHSKVGLEKKRKRKMDVSKITRYTEDCFSDSNCVPNKSKMLEVDFLEQNEELQAIDSQKYALSKVKPESTDEDLESVDAFQHLIYNPDKCGEDSSPVHTSTFLSNTLKKKCEESDSESPATFSTEEPSFYPCTKCNVNFREKKHLHRHMMYHLDGNSHFRHLNVPRPYACRECGRTFRDRNSLLKHMIIHQERRQKLMEEIRELKELQDEGRSARLQCPQCVFGTNCPKTFVQHAKTHEKDKRYYCCEECNFMAVTENELECHRGIAHGAVVKCPIVSSDIAQRKTQKKTFMKDSVIGSSKKSATYICKMCPFTTSARSILKKHMEYLHSSSCVDSYGSPLGLDKRKSDILEEPIDIDSTKPLIKQQSTTFPKNSALKQDVKRTFGSSSQSGNFSKFHKRPHRVQKARKSIAQSGVNVCNQNNSHKTVMIKSSTDQKPKYFHQAAKEKSNAKANSNYLYRHKYENYRMIKKSGESYPLHFKKEEASSLNSLHLFSSSSNSHNNSFISDPQNSDTKRPESFREHRRVAVKRVVKESKKESSVGGEDLDSYPDFLHKMTVVVLQKLNSAEKKDSYETEDESSWDNVELGDYTTQAIEDETYNDINQEHVNLFPLFKSKVEGQEPGENATLSYDQNDGFYFEYYEDAGTNNFLHEIHDPQHLENAETSLSKHSSVFHWTDLSLEKKSCPYCPATFETGVGLSNHVRGHLHRAGLSYEARHVVSPEQIATSDKMQHFKRTGTGTPVKRVRKAIEKSETTSEHTCQLCGGWFDTKIGLSNHVRGHLKRLGKTKWDAHKSPICVLNEMMQNEEKYEKILKALNSRRIIPRPFVAQKLASSDDFLSQNVIPLEAYRNGLKTEALSVSASEEEGLSFLNEYDETKPELPSGKKNQSLTLIELLKNKRMGEERNSAISPQKIHNQTARKRFVQKCVLPLSEDSPLMYQPQRMDLTMHSGMPVKLRTCVHCNTTFTSAVSLSNHLRAYARKKSAGLLTGTALDCKQKKSRSRSGSKKKMLTLPHGADEVYILRCRFCGLVFRGPLSVQEDWIKHLQRHIVNANLPRTGAGMVEVTSLLKKPASITETSFSLLMAEAAS, from the exons aCTAAATGTGTTAAATGGGCTTGCCAACAATATGGATGATTTGAAGATAAACACCGATATTACTGGTGCTAAAGAAGAACTCCTAGATAACAACAGTTTTATCTCAGACAAAGAGAGTGGAGTTCATAAACCAAAAGATTGTCAGAcatcatttcagaaaaataatacacTCACTCTGCCTGAAGAACTGTCAAAGGACAAATCTGAAAAAGCCTTAAGTGGAGGCCAGTCTACTCTATTTATACATGCTGGTGCTCCTACTGTTTCTAGTGAAAACTTTATCTTGCCTAAAGGAGCTGCTGTTAATGGACCAGTTTCACACTCCTCCttagctaagacttccagtatgaATAAAGGCAGTGTTTCATTAACCACTGGACAACCTGTGGATCAGCCAACAACAGAATCTTGTTCAGCTTTGAAGGTGGCACCTGATCTTCAGCTATCTACACCACAGAAAGCAAATCAAcaccaagttttatttttgttatcagATGTAGCACATGCTAAGAATCCAACCCATTCCATTAAAAAACTACCTACCTCTGCTTCCGTTGGTTGTGACATTCAGAATTCAGTAGGGAGTAGTATAAAGTCAGATAGCACTTTAATAAACCAAGTAGAGGTGGGTGAGGATAGTGATGATTTATTGGTAAAAGATGATTGTGTCGATACATTAACAGGAATCTCCTCAGGTACAGATGAATTTAGGTCAGAAAATGAGACAAACTGGGATCCCCAAAAAGAGTTCATTCAGTTTCTTATGACTAATGAAGACACAGCAGATAAAGCTCCAGTTCACTCCAAAGTAGgtctagaaaaaaagagaaagcggAAAATGGATGTAAGCAAGATAACTCGTTACACTGAAGATTGCTTTAGTGATTCAAATTGTGTACCCAATAAGTCAAAAATGCTAGAAGTAGACTTTCTAGAACAGAATGAAGAACTACAAGCAATAGACTCACAGAAATATGCATTATCAAAAGTGAAGCCTGAATCAACTGATGAAGACTTGGAATCTGTGGATGCTTTTCAGCATCTAATTTATAACCCAGATAAGTGTGGCGAAGACAGTTCACCCGTTCATACTAGCACTTTTCTTTCTAataccttaaaaaagaaatgtgaagaaagtGATTCCGAGTCACCTGCTACTTTCAGCACCGAAGAGCCATCATTTTACCCCTGTACAAAGTGCAATGTGAATTTTAGGGAGAAGAAGCACCTCCACAGGCATATGATGTATCATTTAGATGGGAATAGCCACTTTCGTCATCTTAATGTCCCAAGGCCATATGCTTGTAGAGAATGTGGACGGACATTTCGAGATCGTAACTCACTTCTAAAGCATATGATTATTCaccaagaaagaagacagaagttGATGGAGGAAATTCGCGAATTGAAAGAACTTCAGGATGAAGGAAGAAGTGCACGATTACAGTGCCCTCAGTGTGTGTTTGGTACCAATTGCCCTAAAACATTTGTGCAGCATGCTAAAACCcatgaaaaagataaaaggtaCTACTGCTGTGAAGAGTGTAACTTCATGGCAGTGACAGAAAATGAATTAGAATGCCATCGAGGCATTGCCCATGGAGCGGTGGTAAAATGCCCTATTGTCAGTTCTGATATAGCCCAGAGAAAAACGCAAAAAAAGACTTTCATGAAAGACTCTGTTATAGGATCATCCAAAAAATCAGCTACCTACATATGTAAGATGTGTCCTTTTACAACTTCAGccagaagtattttaaaaaaacacatggagTACTTGCATTCATCATCATGTGTTGATTCATATGGTAGTCCACTTGGActtgataaaagaaaaagtgacattCTTGAAGAACCTATAGATATTGATAGCACTAAACCTTTAATTAAACAACAGTCAACCACATTTCCAAAGAACTCTGCTTTAAAACAAGATGTAAAGCGAACATTTGGATCATCCTCACAATCAGGTAATTTTTCCAAATTCCATAAGCGGCCACACAGAGTACAAAAAGCTCGGAAAAGCATTGCCCAGTCAGGTGTAAATGTGTGCAATCAAAACAATTCTCACAAGACTGTTATGATTAAAAGCAGCACTGACCAAAAACCTAAGTATTTCCAtcaagcagcaaaagaaaaatctaatgCCAAGGCAAATAGCAACTATTTATATAGACACAAATATGAAAACTACAGAATGATCAAAAAATCAGGTGAATCATATCCTCtacatttcaaaaaagaagaagccaGTTCACTAAACTCTTTACATCTGTTCTCATCATCAAGTAATTCTCACAACAATAGTTTTATTTCAGACCCTCAAAACTCTGACACGAAAAGGCCAGAAAGCTTCAGAGAACACAGGCGTGTAGCTGTAAAGAGAGTAGTTAAGGAATCCAAGAAGGAAAGTTCTGTTGGAGGAGAAGACTTGGATAGCTATCCAGATTTCTTGCATAAAATGACTGTTGTTGTTTTGCAGAAACTTAATTCTGCTGAAAAGAAAGATAGCTATGAAACAGAAGATGAAAGTTCCTGGGATAATGTTGAGCTAGGTGACTACACTACACAGGCCATAGAAGATGAAACCTATAATGATATTAATCAAGAACATGTAAACTTATTCCCGCTTTTTAAAAGCAAGGTAGAAGGTCAAGAGCCTGGAGAAAATGCTACCCTCAGTTATGACCAGAATGAtggcttttattttgaatattatgaagATGCTGGAACTAATAACTTTTTGCATGAGATACATGATCCTCAGCATTTAGAAAATGCAGAAACTTCATTGTCAAAGCATAGTTCTGTTTTTCACTGGACTGATCTGTCTCTTGAGAAGAAATCATGTCCTTACTGCCCAGCAACATTTGAAACAGGTGTTGGGTTATCAAATCATGTTCGAGGACATCTTCACAGAGCTGGATTAAGCTATGAAGCCCGTCATGTTGTATCACCGGAACAAATAGCCACAAGCGACAAAATGCAACATTTCAAAAGAACTGGCACAGGGACACCTGTTAAGCGAGTTAGAAAAG ctatagAGAAGTCTGAAACCACTTCTGAACACACTTGTCAGCTCTGTGGTGGTTGGTTTGATACTAAAATTGGATTATCGAATCATGTTAGAGGCCATCTGAAAAGACTTGGAAAGACCAAATGGGATGCTCATAAATCTCCAATCTGTGTTTTGAATGAAATgatgcaaaatgaagaaaaatatgaaaaaatcttaaaagcattgAACAGTCGTCGTATTATTCCCAGACCATTTGTAGCTCAAAAACTTGCATCAAGTGATGACTTTCTATCTCAAAATGTTATACCTCTTGAAGCATACCGTAATGGCCTAAAGACTGAAGCTTTATCAGTGTCTGCATCAGAAGAGGAAGGGCTGAGTTTCTTAAATGAATATGATGAAACAAAACCAGAACTGCCCAGTGGAAAAAAGAATCAGTCTCTTACACTGATAgaactgcttaaaaataaaaggatgggagaagaaaggaattcTGCTATTTCTCCTCAAAAAATTCATAATCAAACTGCAAGAAAGAGATTTGTTCAGAAGTGTGTTCTTCCATTAAGTGAAGACAGTCCGTTGATGTATCAGCCACAAAGAATGGACTTGACTATGCACTCAG GTATGCCTGTGAAGCTTAGAACATGTGTGCATTGCAATACGACGTTTACAAGTGCTGTTAGCCTGTCCAACCACTTACGCGCTTATGCACGAAAGAAGAGTGCTGGACTTTTGACTGGTACAG